The following are encoded in a window of Rhodomicrobium lacus genomic DNA:
- a CDS encoding metallophosphoesterase, translated as MLAATLARDATALLHDSGASRILLGGKSFVADPTGALYWPAENTLIVADLKLSQCSYLEGDDVVLPPYDQASAFEKLEDALDRYDPLRVVALGNSFAVHSSCALAHHQRDWLQDMMEGRDWYWVTNDLTETPDVGGTLVPQLMLGGIKFRGEPVRAPIANEIAGGLHPVAQVSHYGHMVRGRCFVSNGMRMVLPSLGDYSHGNNVLNSAFDPLLGQGGLYVWFIAQERVNPVASPQLMEDRAA; from the coding sequence ATGCTTGCTGCAACGCTTGCGCGCGACGCAACCGCGTTACTTCACGATTCGGGCGCTTCTCGAATTCTTCTCGGTGGCAAATCTTTCGTCGCCGATCCAACCGGCGCTCTCTACTGGCCTGCGGAAAATACGCTCATCGTCGCAGACCTGAAGCTGTCTCAATGCTCATACCTTGAGGGCGATGACGTCGTCCTTCCGCCTTACGATCAGGCATCCGCCTTTGAAAAGCTTGAAGACGCGCTTGACCGCTACGACCCGCTTCGCGTGGTGGCGCTCGGCAACAGCTTCGCGGTGCATTCATCCTGTGCGCTGGCCCATCATCAGCGCGACTGGCTTCAGGACATGATGGAAGGCCGCGACTGGTATTGGGTGACAAACGACCTTACCGAGACGCCCGACGTGGGTGGAACGCTCGTGCCGCAGCTCATGCTGGGCGGCATCAAGTTTCGCGGTGAGCCTGTGCGCGCGCCCATCGCGAACGAGATCGCAGGCGGCCTGCATCCGGTCGCGCAGGTTTCGCATTACGGGCATATGGTGCGCGGCCGCTGCTTCGTCTCGAACGGCATGCGCATGGTGCTGCCGTCGCTCGGCGACTACTCGCACGGCAACAATGTGCTGAATTCCGCGTTCGACCCGCTTCTCGGGCAGGGCGGGCTTTATGTCTGGTTCATCGCGCAGGAGCGCGTGAATCCGGTGGCGTCGCCGCAGCTCATGGAAGACCGCGCGGCCTGA
- a CDS encoding glycosyltransferase, translating to MDIAQAFVPYEWKHTLSEIAHASGSSGSCANRDADTTDIDRSFLIALGASPDLIRRIENDAARARVGLVQAAVAQGAIRAPDLAARLSRSLELRKAGAGEATRFSEAVGDAWRLFDTPVRLSAWGRDFIAVDGETFSPAALAALARRLGPKRESIMLMTRQEIINAMTHSHGRVLVESAVRGLIKTRPEWSAKAGLAAWQLYFATVAAGLALGAVAFAPVETVTLASAMLSIFFLLTIALRAAAAINIALPRPKVMEARLLTDAELPRYTVLVPLYKETAVLPHLAHALASLDYPAAKLDIKIVLEASDRETIEAAERLALPGNIDLVVVPDREPRTKPKALNYALHFARGEFVVIYDAEDRPEPDQLRKAATAFARAPAGLVCLQARLDYYNARENWLSRQFTIEYATLFRGILPLLARFRLPLPLGGTSNHFRAAALREIGAWDPYNVTEDADLGMRLARAGYRTGTLESTTWEEACCRPMPWIKQRTRWLKGWMQTFGVHMRNPRQAMSELGVAGFLSFHAYFAGIIVSALAHPVFYILMLCEAFQGGLFAGGGAAEEFLLWIAVVNFVGGYAANIALSASAIRGTRHRHLMPHVLFIPLYWLFVSAAAYRALWQLFHAPFHWEKTEHGVSRVARPFPV from the coding sequence ATGGACATCGCTCAAGCCTTCGTCCCGTACGAATGGAAGCATACTCTTTCCGAAATTGCCCACGCAAGCGGGAGCAGCGGCAGCTGCGCCAATCGCGATGCGGATACGACCGACATCGATCGCAGTTTTCTCATCGCACTCGGCGCCTCGCCGGATCTGATCCGCAGGATTGAGAACGATGCGGCTCGCGCCCGCGTCGGCCTTGTGCAGGCGGCGGTGGCGCAAGGTGCGATCCGCGCTCCCGATCTTGCGGCGCGACTATCTAGGTCGCTCGAACTTCGTAAAGCGGGCGCTGGCGAAGCGACGCGCTTTTCCGAAGCGGTCGGCGACGCATGGCGCCTGTTCGATACGCCTGTGCGGCTTTCGGCCTGGGGCCGCGACTTCATTGCCGTCGATGGCGAGACATTTTCGCCGGCCGCACTCGCGGCACTCGCCCGGCGCCTCGGGCCGAAGCGCGAGAGCATCATGCTTATGACACGTCAGGAAATCATAAACGCGATGACGCACTCGCATGGCCGCGTACTCGTCGAAAGCGCGGTGCGGGGGCTCATCAAGACGCGGCCGGAGTGGAGCGCGAAGGCGGGCCTTGCCGCTTGGCAGCTCTATTTCGCTACGGTGGCGGCGGGGCTCGCGCTCGGCGCGGTCGCATTCGCGCCCGTCGAAACGGTGACGCTCGCCTCGGCGATGCTGTCGATCTTCTTCCTGCTCACCATCGCGCTCCGGGCCGCCGCCGCGATCAACATCGCCTTGCCGCGCCCGAAGGTCATGGAAGCGCGTCTCCTGACCGATGCCGAACTGCCCCGCTACACGGTGCTCGTGCCGCTCTACAAGGAAACGGCGGTCCTGCCGCATCTGGCGCATGCCCTCGCAAGCCTCGATTATCCCGCCGCCAAGCTCGACATCAAGATCGTGCTCGAAGCGTCCGACCGCGAGACCATCGAAGCAGCCGAAAGGCTCGCCCTTCCCGGCAATATCGATCTCGTCGTTGTGCCGGACCGCGAACCGCGCACGAAACCGAAGGCCCTGAACTACGCGCTTCATTTCGCGCGAGGCGAATTCGTCGTGATCTACGACGCGGAGGACCGCCCCGAACCGGACCAGCTTCGCAAGGCCGCGACAGCTTTCGCGCGGGCGCCCGCCGGTCTCGTCTGCCTTCAGGCCCGTCTCGACTATTACAACGCGCGGGAGAACTGGCTGTCGCGTCAGTTCACCATCGAATATGCGACCCTCTTCCGGGGGATTCTGCCGCTGCTCGCGCGCTTCCGCCTGCCGCTGCCGCTCGGCGGCACGTCGAACCATTTCCGCGCGGCTGCGCTTCGCGAGATCGGCGCGTGGGATCCATACAACGTGACCGAGGACGCCGACCTCGGGATGCGGCTCGCGCGGGCCGGCTATCGCACCGGCACGCTCGAATCCACGACGTGGGAGGAAGCCTGCTGCCGCCCGATGCCGTGGATCAAGCAGCGCACGCGCTGGCTCAAGGGCTGGATGCAGACCTTCGGCGTGCACATGCGCAACCCGCGCCAAGCGATGTCCGAACTCGGTGTGGCCGGCTTTCTGTCGTTTCATGCCTATTTCGCAGGGATCATCGTTTCCGCGCTGGCGCATCCGGTGTTCTACATCCTGATGCTTTGCGAGGCGTTTCAGGGTGGGCTTTTTGCCGGAGGAGGCGCGGCGGAAGAATTCCTTCTCTGGATCGCCGTGGTGAATTTCGTCGGCGGCTATGCGGCGAATATCGCGCTCTCGGCGTCAGCCATCCGCGGCACGCGCCACAGGCATCTCATGCCGCATGTCCTGTTCATACCCCTCTACTGGCTGTTCGTGTCGGCGGCGGCGTATCGCGCCTTGTGGCAGCTTTTCCACGCGCCGTTCCACTGGGAGAAAACCGAACACGGCGTGAGCCGCGTTGCCAGGCCCTTTCCTGTCTGA
- a CDS encoding LysR family transcriptional regulator: MDAERWANLEILTHIAGLGTLSAAARVLGVNQTTVARRLKTLERRIGTALFDRVDGRHIPTPALETALGRLRAMSEEAALAVAALKRAKAEVQGNVRVTSIGFILARVLAPSLGIFAARHPGIVLDFVADDQALSFTRREADIALRFGRTAEDTTLVRKIGAIRFRLYRPAHLASGGDLPVIRYGNALAHVAEMQALEKARPAARVAFTANKLDIVAEAALSMGAEAMLPERFACDDPRFAVVLGEPVFADRHAWLMIHPERARVPSVSFAAAWVEETVRDWVRSRNA; encoded by the coding sequence ATGGATGCAGAGCGTTGGGCCAATCTCGAAATCCTCACGCATATCGCCGGGCTCGGCACGTTGAGCGCGGCGGCGCGCGTCCTCGGCGTGAACCAGACCACCGTCGCCCGCCGGCTGAAGACGCTCGAACGGCGCATCGGCACGGCGCTTTTCGATCGCGTCGATGGCAGGCACATTCCGACCCCCGCGCTCGAAACCGCGCTCGGCAGACTTCGGGCGATGTCGGAGGAAGCCGCGCTCGCGGTCGCAGCCCTCAAGCGTGCGAAAGCGGAGGTTCAAGGCAATGTCCGCGTGACGAGCATCGGCTTCATCCTGGCCCGCGTGCTGGCCCCCTCCCTTGGCATCTTCGCGGCACGACACCCCGGCATCGTGCTCGACTTCGTCGCCGACGATCAGGCGCTGAGCTTTACGAGGCGCGAAGCCGACATCGCGCTGCGGTTCGGGCGAACAGCGGAGGATACAACCCTCGTCAGGAAAATCGGCGCGATCCGCTTCCGGCTCTACAGGCCCGCGCATCTCGCAAGCGGAGGCGATCTCCCCGTCATCCGTTACGGCAACGCGCTCGCGCATGTGGCGGAGATGCAGGCGCTGGAGAAGGCGCGGCCGGCGGCGCGTGTCGCCTTCACCGCCAACAAGCTCGACATCGTGGCGGAAGCCGCGCTTTCGATGGGCGCGGAGGCGATGCTTCCCGAACGCTTCGCGTGCGACGATCCGCGTTTTGCCGTCGTTCTCGGCGAACCCGTCTTTGCGGACCGTCACGCCTGGCTTATGATCCATCCCGAAAGAGCACGCGTTCCGAGCGTTTCTTTCGCCGCCGCATGGGTTGAGGAAACGGTGCGCGACTGGGTGCGCTCTCGAAACGCTTGA
- a CDS encoding tetratricopeptide repeat protein, giving the protein MENGDLDVENTRDRRAAWDVVPDGERSSPFPRIDPPPSPAERSPSQEQTPPYALFDDDREAESQLYAYLEKMRAPRPKGFPPMDELTSRLGEFSLPNVAEAPHSEPFVRTGETAAPRQTAELAWFEQKFSELKSAFVRQEVDKSEIVSINERLAEIIARVDRLAEAMPGEQTMVAVETKLQDLSRSLDATRKQTSSDAERIALAAKEILAATGRAEAARDGFETAARHTVRELGQTVAVAASRAAVVTAEHIAAALHETGDVGGIGRVENELRALNAQSRESGERTAAALERVHDTLRLFLERDQLGDRINAAFTPPASTPAPPPAQKRRAGVHMPIASGAPAYTRPDADFGSAPTQKPQLGSITSRPATGANANLLRQLEEADRRLQATGQEAGERQQQGAKGSLFSDDDKTLPLVGLSIVAIVLLIASAVLYYLHYQAKRPASQIPGAARTGIAQLAAPQETQPLLAPKTADANAQNRASLSKSPTTTHFLPSLLSASDQDGEPLRNEDLQELTNAASRGDREAQFRIASRFLREENGQSDPAAASRWLARAAEQGHAESQFVLASLYERGAGVPKSEDQAVGLYRRAAAAGHVRAMHNLAVLLTAHETPDDYKQAAALFTAAGQAGLTDSQFNLALLYERGLGVAKDYQKAFFWYEVASREGDKEAIRAAERVKHLLSAAETQAAQEKAGTWQPSVQQWPRVANGAGRS; this is encoded by the coding sequence TTGGAAAACGGCGACCTCGATGTCGAAAACACCCGCGACAGGCGCGCGGCGTGGGACGTCGTGCCCGATGGCGAGCGCAGTTCTCCGTTTCCCCGCATCGATCCCCCCCCGTCGCCCGCCGAGCGTTCTCCCAGTCAGGAGCAAACGCCTCCTTACGCGCTGTTCGACGACGACAGAGAGGCGGAATCGCAGCTTTACGCCTATCTCGAAAAGATGCGCGCGCCGCGGCCGAAGGGCTTTCCGCCGATGGACGAGCTGACATCGCGCCTCGGCGAGTTTTCGTTGCCCAACGTCGCCGAAGCCCCGCATTCAGAGCCGTTCGTGCGCACCGGTGAGACCGCCGCGCCGCGCCAGACAGCGGAACTCGCATGGTTTGAACAGAAATTCTCCGAGCTTAAATCCGCCTTCGTACGGCAGGAAGTCGACAAGAGCGAAATCGTCTCCATCAACGAAAGGCTCGCGGAAATCATCGCGCGGGTCGATCGGCTTGCCGAGGCAATGCCCGGCGAGCAAACCATGGTCGCGGTCGAGACGAAACTTCAGGATCTCTCGCGCTCGCTCGACGCCACGCGCAAGCAGACGTCATCCGACGCGGAGCGCATCGCGCTTGCCGCAAAGGAAATTCTCGCGGCGACCGGCCGCGCCGAAGCAGCAAGGGATGGCTTTGAGACGGCCGCGCGGCACACTGTCAGGGAGCTTGGCCAGACGGTTGCCGTGGCCGCGTCGCGAGCCGCTGTCGTGACCGCCGAACACATCGCGGCGGCCCTTCACGAGACCGGCGATGTCGGCGGCATAGGCCGCGTTGAAAACGAACTTCGCGCGCTCAACGCCCAGTCCCGTGAAAGCGGCGAACGCACAGCCGCCGCGCTGGAACGCGTGCATGATACGCTCCGCCTGTTTCTAGAGCGCGATCAGTTGGGAGACCGGATCAACGCAGCCTTTACGCCGCCGGCTTCGACGCCAGCGCCGCCGCCTGCCCAGAAACGTCGGGCCGGTGTTCACATGCCCATCGCCTCGGGCGCTCCGGCCTATACGCGGCCGGACGCCGATTTCGGATCTGCGCCGACACAAAAGCCGCAGCTCGGCTCCATCACAAGCCGCCCGGCTACAGGGGCGAATGCGAATTTGTTGCGCCAACTCGAAGAGGCGGATCGGAGGCTGCAGGCGACCGGCCAAGAAGCAGGGGAACGGCAGCAACAAGGCGCCAAGGGTTCGCTTTTCTCCGACGACGACAAGACGTTGCCTCTGGTCGGACTGTCGATCGTCGCCATCGTGCTTCTGATCGCCAGCGCCGTTCTCTACTATCTTCACTATCAGGCAAAGCGACCCGCCTCGCAGATCCCGGGCGCCGCCCGGACCGGCATCGCGCAACTCGCAGCTCCCCAGGAGACGCAACCGCTGCTGGCGCCAAAGACAGCCGACGCAAACGCGCAGAATCGCGCCTCCTTGTCGAAATCGCCGACAACCACGCACTTCCTTCCCTCGCTTTTGTCCGCCTCGGATCAGGATGGCGAGCCGCTCAGGAACGAAGACCTGCAGGAGTTGACGAACGCAGCGAGCCGTGGCGACCGTGAAGCCCAGTTTCGGATCGCAAGCCGCTTTCTGAGGGAAGAAAACGGCCAGAGCGATCCCGCAGCGGCTTCCCGCTGGCTCGCGCGCGCGGCCGAACAGGGCCACGCCGAATCGCAATTCGTCCTCGCTTCGCTGTATGAACGCGGTGCCGGCGTTCCGAAGAGTGAAGACCAGGCCGTGGGCCTCTATCGCCGTGCAGCCGCCGCCGGTCATGTGCGAGCCATGCACAACCTCGCCGTGCTGCTGACGGCACATGAAACGCCCGATGATTACAAGCAGGCGGCAGCGCTCTTTACCGCCGCTGGCCAAGCCGGATTGACCGACAGTCAGTTCAACCTGGCTTTGCTTTACGAACGTGGGCTCGGCGTCGCCAAGGATTATCAAAAGGCCTTCTTCTGGTATGAGGTCGCCTCGCGCGAGGGAGACAAGGAGGCGATCCGCGCTGCCGAACGCGTCAAGCATCTGCTTTCGGCGGCGGAGACGCAGGCCGCGCAGGAAAAAGCGGGGACTTGGCAGCCTTCGGTGCAGCAATGGCCGCGTGTGGCGAACGGCGCCGGGCGCAGCTGA
- a CDS encoding site-2 protease family protein, whose amino-acid sequence MFAARFNLFTLLGFRVVIDVTWFFLAFYLVVTLATRYFPGVVPHQNSYLYMAMGIAGGAGLFISIVLHEFAHAYVARRFGLPVGDITLFIFGGVAEIRQEPKTPRAEFWVALMGPVASVGLAALFYALMVESAAAHPAASGVFSFLALANTMLALFNLAPAFPLDGGRIMRSLIWWRTGNLRRATRISASFGSVFGAFLVVIGLLQIVNGNMMGGTWLLLIGLFVAAAASQARGVNNAAENLRGVHVDDLMERSPVTVAPDLTVEQLVRDTIYPHNRKFVVVTEGGRAFGFIGPEQIRRVPEAEWPETYVRAIAEPFTFGTVVAPTATAFEALRKLQANSSRHLAVLEGTTLLGTLSETDFLNYVTLREELALPKKAAAPEPATTGN is encoded by the coding sequence ATGTTCGCGGCACGGTTCAATCTTTTCACGCTTCTCGGCTTCCGCGTCGTCATCGATGTCACGTGGTTTTTTCTCGCCTTCTACCTCGTCGTGACCCTGGCAACGCGGTATTTCCCCGGCGTGGTGCCGCATCAGAACTCCTATCTGTACATGGCTATGGGCATAGCGGGTGGGGCGGGCCTTTTCATCTCGATCGTCCTGCACGAATTCGCCCATGCTTACGTGGCACGCCGCTTCGGCCTTCCCGTCGGCGACATCACGCTGTTCATCTTCGGCGGCGTCGCGGAGATACGTCAGGAACCGAAAACCCCCCGCGCCGAGTTCTGGGTGGCGCTCATGGGCCCCGTGGCGAGCGTCGGCCTTGCAGCCCTGTTTTATGCCCTCATGGTTGAATCCGCGGCCGCACATCCCGCCGCGTCCGGCGTGTTCTCGTTTCTGGCGCTGGCGAATACGATGCTCGCGCTGTTCAACCTCGCGCCGGCGTTTCCGCTCGATGGCGGGCGCATCATGCGCTCGCTCATCTGGTGGCGGACAGGCAATCTGAGGCGCGCCACGCGTATCTCGGCGTCGTTCGGGTCGGTTTTCGGTGCTTTCCTCGTCGTGATCGGGCTGTTGCAGATCGTAAACGGCAACATGATGGGCGGCACGTGGCTGCTTCTCATCGGCCTGTTCGTCGCAGCAGCGGCTTCGCAGGCACGCGGCGTAAACAACGCGGCCGAGAACCTGCGCGGCGTCCACGTCGACGACCTTATGGAGCGCAGCCCTGTGACGGTCGCTCCCGACCTCACCGTCGAGCAGCTCGTCCGGGACACGATCTACCCGCACAACCGGAAATTCGTCGTCGTGACGGAAGGCGGCCGGGCTTTCGGCTTCATCGGCCCCGAGCAGATCAGGCGAGTGCCGGAGGCGGAGTGGCCCGAAACCTATGTGCGGGCGATCGCCGAGCCGTTCACCTTCGGCACCGTCGTCGCTCCGACGGCAACAGCCTTCGAAGCGCTGCGCAAGCTTCAGGCAAACAGCAGCCGCCATCTCGCCGTGCTCGAAGGGACGACGCTTCTCGGCACACTGTCCGAAACCGACTTCCTGAACTACGTCACGCTGCGGGAAGAGCTGGCCCTGCCCAAGAAGGCAGCCGCGCCGGAACCTGCGACCACCGGCAATTGA
- a CDS encoding TIGR02186 family protein, which translates to MRGIIAAVAHELRRIALPATLAMAAFSTGAAASANLIEAGAAQNQFYIEPSYDGTSIVLFGAVDRDRLKSEPFDVAVTLRGPVQPVIVWKKDRRAGLWVNSQRLIFDGVPNYFSVLSTRPLGEIAPVEERDRFELGIDVLSLPIRDEQKNPPSKLTRSEFEAALIRQKKAAGLFVEEARAIDFFGVSLFRTKTFLPAAAGPGLYVAHFYVLQGGKVVGDATARIRLRKIGIEARVSSAASEHPWLYGVIAVVLAAAVGGATSFLTGRRT; encoded by the coding sequence ATGCGAGGCATTATCGCCGCAGTTGCGCACGAACTGAGACGGATCGCCCTTCCGGCCACGCTCGCAATGGCCGCATTCAGCACCGGCGCAGCGGCCTCGGCAAACCTCATCGAGGCGGGCGCCGCGCAAAATCAGTTCTACATCGAACCCAGCTATGACGGCACGAGCATCGTGCTGTTCGGCGCCGTCGACCGGGACCGGCTGAAGAGCGAGCCTTTCGACGTCGCGGTGACGCTTCGCGGCCCCGTTCAGCCTGTCATCGTCTGGAAAAAGGATCGGCGCGCGGGATTGTGGGTGAACTCGCAACGCCTGATCTTCGACGGCGTACCGAACTATTTCTCCGTTCTTTCCACGCGCCCCCTCGGCGAGATCGCGCCCGTTGAGGAACGCGACAGGTTCGAGTTGGGGATCGACGTCTTGAGTCTGCCGATTCGCGACGAACAGAAGAACCCGCCGTCGAAACTCACCCGGTCGGAATTCGAGGCGGCGCTCATACGTCAGAAGAAGGCAGCGGGGCTGTTCGTGGAGGAGGCGCGCGCCATCGACTTTTTCGGCGTCAGCCTGTTCAGGACGAAGACATTCCTGCCCGCTGCCGCCGGACCGGGGCTTTACGTGGCGCATTTCTATGTGCTGCAGGGGGGAAAGGTTGTCGGCGATGCGACGGCGCGCATAAGGTTGCGCAAGATCGGGATCGAGGCGAGGGTTTCGTCTGCGGCCTCGGAACATCCGTGGCTTTACGGGGTCATCGCGGTTGTGCTCGCGGCGGCGGTCGGTGGCGCAACGTCGTTTCTGACCGGTCGCAGGACATAA
- a CDS encoding sulfite exporter TauE/SafE family protein — protein sequence MQIYLPIAELPVNVLLMLGLGGAVGFLSGMFGVGGGFLMTPLLIFAGVPSAVAVATGANPLIASSITGTIAQARRKNLDTKLGLFLLGGGAVGAFGGVLIIRYLRQIGQVDLFVSLLYVVFMGAVGSMMLVESLRALRKVRRGQPSAKRTGRHGWLHGLPFKTRFPASKLYISAIPPVLAGVLVGVMSGVMGVGGGFILVPILIYLLHVPTNVAVGTSLFQIIFVSAITTVLQAAMNQTVDIALALLLMLGGAFGAQVGAAAGQKLRAEELRLLLALLVLAVGLRLGVNLVMPGEIFSVTSAGF from the coding sequence ATGCAGATCTATCTCCCCATTGCCGAATTGCCGGTCAACGTGCTGCTCATGCTCGGGCTCGGCGGCGCGGTCGGCTTCCTGTCCGGGATGTTCGGCGTTGGCGGCGGATTTCTCATGACCCCGCTTCTGATCTTCGCGGGGGTGCCGAGTGCCGTTGCGGTCGCGACGGGTGCAAACCCGCTCATCGCGTCATCGATCACCGGTACGATCGCGCAGGCGCGACGCAAGAACCTCGACACGAAGCTCGGCCTGTTTCTGCTCGGCGGCGGCGCGGTCGGCGCTTTCGGGGGCGTGCTCATCATTCGCTATTTGCGCCAGATCGGACAAGTAGACCTGTTCGTTTCGCTTCTCTATGTCGTTTTCATGGGCGCGGTCGGCTCCATGATGCTGGTCGAGAGCCTGCGCGCGCTACGCAAGGTGAGGCGCGGCCAGCCATCTGCGAAGCGCACGGGGCGGCACGGCTGGTTGCACGGCCTGCCCTTCAAGACGCGCTTTCCGGCATCGAAGCTCTATATCAGCGCCATCCCGCCCGTACTGGCGGGCGTGCTCGTCGGCGTGATGTCCGGCGTCATGGGCGTCGGCGGCGGATTCATCCTCGTGCCCATCCTCATCTATCTCCTGCATGTGCCGACCAATGTCGCGGTTGGCACCTCCCTGTTCCAGATCATCTTCGTCAGTGCCATCACGACGGTCCTTCAGGCCGCCATGAATCAGACCGTCGACATTGCGCTCGCCCTCCTGTTGATGCTCGGCGGCGCGTTCGGCGCGCAGGTCGGTGCGGCAGCAGGGCAGAAGCTTCGGGCGGAGGAACTGCGGCTCTTGCTGGCGCTGCTCGTGCTCGCGGTCGGCCTGAGGCTTGGCGTCAATCTTGTCATGCCAGGCGAAATCTTCAGCGTCACGAGCGCCGGGTTCTGA
- a CDS encoding cysteine hydrolase family protein has product MPLPATDAPLTLFDLSGLRPTPPRLSDAVVILIDAQNVYRAGPLRLAGIDEAVERAGVLLAEARRAGAKIVHIAHRGPAGSPFDREAESGAFMPDLAPLPGEAVVEKTLANGFYGTNLAEHVGSAGAKIVIAGFMTHNCVSSTVRAAFDHGHEITVAADACATRDLPLGGEVVPAKVLHEAELAGLGDRQACIATVGEIIAAQ; this is encoded by the coding sequence ATGCCGTTGCCCGCCACAGATGCGCCGCTCACGCTCTTTGACCTGTCCGGCCTCAGACCGACGCCGCCGCGTTTGTCCGATGCCGTCGTGATCCTCATCGATGCGCAGAACGTCTATCGTGCCGGGCCGCTCAGGCTCGCGGGCATCGACGAGGCCGTCGAGCGCGCGGGGGTTCTGCTGGCCGAAGCGCGGCGCGCGGGCGCGAAGATCGTGCACATCGCCCATCGCGGGCCTGCGGGCAGCCCGTTCGACCGCGAGGCTGAAAGTGGGGCTTTCATGCCCGACCTTGCGCCGCTGCCGGGCGAAGCGGTCGTCGAGAAGACGCTCGCGAACGGGTTTTACGGGACGAACCTCGCCGAGCATGTCGGCAGTGCGGGTGCAAAGATCGTCATTGCGGGCTTCATGACGCACAATTGCGTGTCGTCCACGGTTCGCGCGGCGTTCGATCATGGCCATGAGATCACGGTGGCGGCCGATGCCTGCGCAACCCGCGACCTTCCGTTGGGCGGCGAGGTTGTTCCAGCGAAGGTGCTGCATGAAGCCGAACTCGCAGGGCTGGGCGACCGTCAGGCCTGCATCGCGACCGTCGGCGAGATCATCGCGGCTCAGTGA
- the cydB gene encoding cytochrome d ubiquinol oxidase subunit II has product MGEIAYWLPLVWAALIGIAIVMYVLLDGFDLGIGLLFLSGASEEERDHMMNAIAPYWDGNETWLVLGGAGLLVAFPLAYGTILPALYIPIVVMLLALVFRGVAFEFRFVSKPHHHWWDRAFALGSTVATFAQGVVLGGFMQGITIQNREFAGGTFDWLTPFSLLCGAGLMAGYILLGSAWLMMKTDADLARRSQRHAEWALYATLFFVATVSLWTPLMSDHIAERWFRGEHIVWLWPVPFLTAVTALITYHGARKGSGLQTFLGGMVLFLLCFLGLGISVFPYLVFPSITLWQAAAVPESQIFSLIGALLFLPLVLGYTAFVYWTFRGKVTEGEGYH; this is encoded by the coding sequence ATGGGTGAAATTGCGTATTGGCTGCCTCTCGTCTGGGCCGCGCTCATCGGCATCGCCATCGTCATGTATGTGCTGCTCGACGGATTCGACCTCGGCATCGGCCTGCTTTTCCTGTCCGGCGCAAGCGAGGAGGAGCGCGACCACATGATGAACGCCATCGCGCCCTACTGGGACGGCAACGAGACCTGGCTGGTGCTCGGCGGCGCGGGACTGCTCGTCGCTTTCCCCCTCGCCTACGGCACGATCCTGCCCGCGCTGTATATTCCGATCGTCGTGATGCTGCTCGCGCTGGTCTTCCGGGGCGTCGCCTTCGAATTCCGCTTCGTGTCGAAGCCGCATCACCACTGGTGGGACCGCGCGTTCGCGCTCGGCTCGACGGTGGCCACCTTCGCGCAAGGCGTGGTGCTCGGCGGGTTCATGCAGGGTATTACCATCCAGAACCGCGAATTCGCGGGCGGCACGTTCGACTGGCTCACGCCGTTCTCGCTCCTTTGCGGCGCGGGGCTGATGGCGGGCTATATATTGCTGGGCTCCGCGTGGCTGATGATGAAGACAGACGCCGATCTCGCCCGCCGGTCGCAGCGCCACGCGGAATGGGCGCTTTACGCGACGCTGTTTTTCGTGGCGACGGTGAGTCTCTGGACGCCGCTCATGTCCGACCACATCGCCGAACGCTGGTTTCGCGGCGAGCACATCGTCTGGCTCTGGCCGGTGCCGTTCCTGACCGCCGTGACCGCGCTCATCACCTATCACGGCGCGCGCAAGGGCTCGGGCCTGCAAACCTTCCTCGGCGGAATGGTGCTGTTTCTTCTCTGCTTCCTCGGGCTCGGAATCTCCGTCTTCCCCTATCTCGTCTTCCCGTCGATCACACTCTGGCAGGCGGCGGCCGTGCCGGAATCGCAGATCTTCTCGCTGATCGGCGCGCTCCTGTTCCTGCCGCTCGTGCTCGGCTACACCGCCTTCGTCTACTGGACCTTCCGGGGTAAGGTCACGGAGGGCGAAGGCTATCACTGA
- the cpdR gene encoding cell cycle two-component system response regulator CpdR produces MFTILLAEDDDSMRRFLSKALERAGYEVVSYDNGADALEGLKEKRVTLLLTDIVMPEMDGIELAKRGAELDPEMKIMFITGFAAVALQHYKEAPEKARILSKPIHLKDLVREVDRMLAA; encoded by the coding sequence ATGTTTACGATATTGCTGGCGGAAGATGACGATTCGATGCGGCGTTTCCTGTCTAAGGCTCTGGAGCGCGCGGGCTATGAGGTGGTGTCTTACGACAACGGCGCGGACGCGCTTGAGGGGTTGAAGGAGAAGCGGGTCACGCTCCTTTTGACGGATATCGTCATGCCGGAGATGGATGGCATCGAGCTTGCCAAGCGCGGTGCCGAACTCGACCCGGAAATGAAGATCATGTTCATAACGGGCTTCGCCGCGGTCGCGCTTCAACACTACAAGGAAGCGCCCGAGAAGGCGCGCATCCTGTCGAAGCCGATCCATCTGAAGGATCTGGTGCGCGAGGTGGATCGCATGCTGGCTGCCTGA